One window from the genome of Hydractinia symbiolongicarpus strain clone_291-10 chromosome 1, HSymV2.1, whole genome shotgun sequence encodes:
- the LOC130633451 gene encoding NACHT, LRR and PYD domains-containing protein 13-like: MEACFKLLKYNISWRTIQHQLNRLQRDDIIQNIIEKTNITETLNNSLKNHRQFYIDTLSEQQVALPVMSKYGMMHEPMKREDAYVDLAIMQSYIIDEKWRHVNREYHLYDINALRKQNKLYEIEDIVKFSDHFVTLSGIAGSGKSTLFENMILKWANNVLWNGENDMPNVKLLLPIKCSVLNNMAIQGKTWEVVLKELFPILFDCTTIEDLMSIRKHILILIDGVDELQTINESKANVKSSKDDFIHSLISPVGNVLSGKRVVLLGRPGACHQYQTKIGKHCQVKTLEVCGFTADNIKIYVEKAFENEYTQAKETVLLKITESETLKAMATVPIYLWAICGLYQDDLSIEAPKTTTELLLYVCLLYLRNHSKIEGCANDDISLQELCSSGKVIRYITEIAELSYHTLRKQQVFFEGCGDTNKLEELEKTGLIVKSRDGGFGYVYQFRHLVLQELLCALYMFFNVGAERLLENTALKCCLPIVAGLEGIYVSLDGKRNILKTFLRNLDSVGIDRVVHFMGNLEECFIKSHEKCKTFDIHTLCRDITEYFICFYESQNTFSFPMIEFFTGKHFRISFSGMSDHEVRYVYHFLDCLLDCASVVIDDFYFDASNPFHLKPTIIKCLKYCNRVKVTSSKKDFIWVEFATMLFNLLKSSPLQLQLLSLSELDTSNINMEVIAACLPYLHKVKFRKMKFMETTIRLIGQSLEHHVTVLSSCKLTQISFNDCDFSSDSLTQLSLCMKHVQTLEIRNSKLEKENIETMSNQIEELASIHQLQLSSLILYACGLTSQLFKCLLKSLKHLKVVSLHGNDFDDETLALLDEELSSWCVSCEKNDKEKFDYVVMLDKIHLGKNSFTLDKFEELKRKYSYLADIYSHAP; this comes from the exons atggaagcttgttttaaacttttgaagTATAATATTTCTTGGAGAACCATCCAACATCAGTTAAATCGTCTCCAACGTGATGATATCATTCAGAATATTATCGAGAAAACAAACATCACAGAAA CTTTAAACAATTCCCTGAAAAATCACAGACAATTCTACATTGATACGTTATCAGAGCAACAGGTCGCTCTGCCTGTGATGTCCAAATACGGTATGATGCATGAACCAATGAAAAGAGAGGATGCATATGTTGATCTAGCAATAATGCAAAGTTACATCATCGACGAAAAATGGAGACACGTTAATCGTGAATATCATCTGTACGATATCAATGCTTTGCGAAAACAAAATAAGTTGTATGAAATTGAAGACATTGTAAAATTCAGCGATCATTTTGTAACATTAAGTGGAATTGCAGGTTCTGGAAAGTCGACGCTGTTTGAGAATATGATACTGAAATGGGCAAATAATGTTCTCTGGAATGGTGAAAATGATATGCCTAATGTAAAGCTGCTTTTGCCGATCAAGTGCAGCGTGTTAAATAATATGGCTATACAAGGTAAAACATGGGAAGTAGTATTAAAAGAATTATTTCCTATCCTCTTTGATTGTACCACGATTGAAGACTTGATGAGTATACGTAAACACATTCTCATACTGATTGATGGTGTAGATGAGCTGCAAACGATCAATGAATCAAAAGCAAATGTAAAATCAAGCAAAGATGATTTTATCCATTCACTTATCAGCCCAGTTGGAAATGTATTAAGTGGTAAAAGAGTTGTATTGTTAGGTCGTCCTGGCGCGTGTCATCAATACCAAACAAAAATTGGAAAACATTGTCAAGTGAAAACATTAGAAGTGTGTGGTTTTACTGCAGACAATATCAAAATATATGTCGAAAAAGCATTTGAGAATGAATACACACAAGCTAAAGAGACAGTGTTACTGAAGATTACCGAATCAGAGACTTTAAAAGCCATGGCAACAGTGCCTATTTACTTATGGGCGATTTGTGGCTTGTATCAAGATGATCTGAGTATTGAAGCACCAAAAACGACAACCGAACTTCTTCtgtatgtttgtttgttatatCTACGTAACCATTCTAAGATAGAAGGCTGTGCTAATGATGATATCAGTTTGCAGGAGCTATGTTCGAGTGGAAAGGTGATTCGTTATATAACTGAAATAGCAGAATTATCTTACCATACGTTGAGGAAACAACAAGTTTTTTTTGAGGGTTGTGGTGATACAAATAAATTAGAAGAGCTTGAGAAAACTGGACTTATTGTCAAATCTCGTGATGGTGGATTTGGTTATGTTTATCAATTTCGGCATTTAGTCTTGCAAGAATTGTTGTGCGCCCTTTATATGTTCTTCAATGTGGGAGCAGAGCGTTTACTGGAGAATACTGCCCTTAAATGTTGTTTACCAATTGTAGCTGGTTTAGAAGGAATATACGTCTCCCTTGATGgcaaaagaaacattttaaaaacatttcttcgCAACCTAGACTCAGTTGGTATTGACAGGGTAGTTCATTTTATGGGTAATCTTgaagaatgttttataaaaTCTCACGAGAAATGCAAAACGTTTGATATTCACACCTTATGTCGTGACATCACtgagtactttatttgtttttatgaatCTCAAAACACTTTTTCCTTCCCAATGATTGAATTTTTTACTGGAAAACATTTTAGGATTTCTTTTAGCGGAATGAGTGATCACGAAGTTAGAtacgtttatcattttttggatTGTTTACTAGATTGCGCGTCAGTTGTCATTGATGACTTTTATTTTGATGCCAGCAACCCTTTTCACTTGAAACCAACTATAATCAAATGTTTGAAATACTGCAACAGAGTAAAGGTGACATCTAGCAAAAAAGACTTCATATGGGTTGAATTTGCTACCATGCTTTTCAACTTGTTAAAATCAAGCCCACTTCAGCTCCAACTGCTTTCACTATCTGAATTAGATACGAGTAATATCAATATGGAAGTCATAGCTGCCTGTCTACCATACTTGCACAaagttaaatttagaaaaatgaagTTTATGGAAACAACGATTCGATTGATTGGTCAATCACTTGAGCATCACGTGACAGTATTGTCTTCGTGTAAACTAACACAAATTAGTTTTAATGATTGCGACTTTTCTTCTGACAGTTTGACACAACTTTCATTATGCATGAAACATGTTCAAACATTAGAGATAAGAAATTCAAAGTTGGAAAAAGAGAATATCGAGACAATGTCCAATCAAATTGAAGAACTTGCCTCGATTCACCAACTTCAACTGAGTTCTTTAATTTTATATGCTTGTGGGTTAACAAGTCAACTATTTAAGTGTTTACTTAAATCTTTGAAACATTTGAAAGTCGTATCATTGCATGGAAATGATTTTGATGATGAGACATTGGCACTGCTTGATGAGGAACTGTCGAGTTGGTGTGTGTCGTGTGAAAAGAATGATAAAGAAAAGTTTGATTATGTAGTCATGTTAGATAAAATACATCTTGGAAAGAACTCTTTCACATTAGATAAATTTGAAGAACTTAAAAGAAAATACAGTTATCTCGCTGATATTTATTCACACGCaccttaa
- the LOC130633590 gene encoding leucine-rich repeat and death domain-containing protein 1-like, whose amino-acid sequence MRLQGHFPFSLFFRLKRIMEETCLNATKTDDVIFHCQATKSNTLNLSYRNLVVLPKTVSNLKSVRHLLLNSCNLLMPPAEISELTSLQELHIENNKLTMFPQGIRNATSINCLCFSGNPVSCIASELPYLPSLTRLFMNDTAISYLPTELCLLKNLEYFSASGNNLHSVPSEFSCLTKLKWVRLSRNSLSALPKQFHKLKQLTYLDLCENMYYEIPLVLTSLRNLSTLLLRNNKLSHISDEYSKFLCQLGKLDIRVNDIVDLPVEVMSSEALFMGNNVT is encoded by the coding sequence ATGAGACTACAAGGGCATTTtccattttcattattttttaggcTAAAAAGGATCATGGAAGAAACCTGTTTAAATGCAACTAAAACAGATGATGTTATTTTCCATTGTCAAGCTACTAAATCAAATACACTCAATCTTAGTTACCGTAATTTGGTGGTTTTACCGAAAACCGTGTCCAACTTAAAATCAGTGAGACATTTGTTGTTAAACTCTTGCAATTTACTTATGCCACCTGCAGAGATTTCAGAATTAACTTCTCTTCAAGAATTGCATatagaaaataataaattaaccaTGTTTCCTCAAGGTATAAGGAATGCAACTAGTATAAATTGTCTGTGCTTTTCTGGAAATCCTGTCAGTTGTATTGCATCAGAATTACCGTATTTACCGAGCTTGACAAGACTATTTATGAATGACACTGCAATTTCTTATCTTCCGACGGAGCTTTGTCTGTTAAAGAATCTAGAATACTTCAGTGCAAGTGGTAACAATCTCCACAGCGTTCCGAGTGAATTTTCTTGTCTTACAAAGCTGAAATGGGTCAGGTTATCCAGAAACAGTTTATCAGCATTACCAAAACAATTTCATAAACTGAAGCAGTTGACATATTTAGATCTCTGTGAAAATATGTATTATGAGATTCCACTTGTTTTGACATCATTGAGGAATTTATCAACATTATTATTAAGGAATAACAAGTTGTCACATATCAGTGATGAATACAGCAAGTTTTTATGTCAACTTGGCAAATTGGATATACGAGTTAATGATATTGTTGATTTACCAGTTGAGGTCATGTCCTCTGAAGCGTTGTTTATGGGAAACAATGTAACATGA
- the LOC130633574 gene encoding uncharacterized protein LOC130633574, with the protein MDASTSTVSNCQFWMRVIITLQICIKEALLCILHNYHQDGSYTGVTDDEVLLHAKMVQFKKKFYEKLKKIIHKEQWDILCPASGKSNSRDWDITLIVLVIRYEKIISAPLGGWGQKVPHKNDTSLAAFCLLAKQLRNELLHSSVNDIQNEQDFLKYWKRMGHILKGLGYNNMGLFNDLETASLKMYTSLGVQFLETKMAHLQQSLSDVENEKIDKNTKRIESLEVAIATQKSPLDKVMADIESLKMIIKEIQIDEQKKKNSHDFVVMDALEVIAEEIDKEWVHLSELLDIPEEEIKKVQVQFDEKQQKNGSLF; encoded by the exons ATGGATGCTTCAACCTCAACAGTTTCAAATTGTCAATTCTGGATGCGTGTTATAATCACATTACAGATATGTATAAAAGAAGCCCTGTTATGTATATTGCACAATTACCATCAAGATGGTTCGTACACCGGCGTTACAGACGACGAAGTTTTATTGCATGCTAAAATGGTTCAATTTAAGAaaaagttttatgaaaaattgaaaaagattATTCATAAAGAACAGTGGGACATTCTTTGTCCTGCATCAGGAAAGTCAAACTCTCGTGATTGGGATATAACACTTATCGTACTTGTTATACGGTATGAGAAAATTATATCGGCACCCTTGGGAGGATGGGGTCAAAAAGTACCACATAAAAATGATACAAGCCTTGCAGCGTTTTGTTTACTTGCTAAACAACTTCGAAATGAGCTTCTCCACAGTAGTGTGAACGACATTCAAAATGaacaagattttttaaaatactggaAAAGAATGGGACACATACTCAAAGGGTTAGGTTATAACAACATGGGGCTTTTTAACGACTTAGAAACAGCTAGTTTGAAGATGTATACGTCACTAGGAGTGCAGTTTCTAGAAACCAAGATGGCACATTTACAGCAAAGCTTGAGTGATGTtgaaaatgaaaagattgatAAGAACACAAAAAGAATTGAATCACTCGAAGTTGCCATAGCAACACAAAAGTCTCCGCTTGACAAAGTGATGGCGGATATAGAGTCGTTGAAGATGATAATCAAAGAAATACAAAttgatgaacaaaaaaaaa aaaattctcATGATTTTGTAGTAATGGACGCGTTAGAGGTTATAGCAGAAGAAATTGACAAAGAATGGGTCCATCTATCAGAATTGTTAGATATACcggaagaagaaatcaaaaaggTGCAAGTTCAGTTTgacgaaaaacaacaaaagaatggaagcttgttttaa
- the LOC130644009 gene encoding octopamine receptor beta-2R-like — translation MLNTSFKSDGSATNSTPFSHQSHSSPALEHIIERSVDVSLGFLVVILNIIEIILLCRIKRKLKIHEICILSLSITDLFFGMSNSSVSMVFVTKNAQSGIILDVSYSIYFCFVVNSILHLVLITLDRLWAIFRPIKHNVFFTRKKVYWLLCTTWFVSTVIAISTHLTHNFTETFQTKTERMEYITVNTTPTSSTSTATIETAQPTVSITYIVPVMTTSIASINDNKTRIQFKQKGVKITDINERYHTTMQLVLSVFIVIGDVFLVQSYGFITYWLNKNTNIASRRKGLKISTLCGLITIAFVLLTLPYALCRFIMGNVPYWANLLLVSNSGLNSIVYFFRGRCRRKSSKVFGTKDIKMAQTSSETMSSNNYPIQQG, via the coding sequence ATGTTGAATACATCTTTCAAGTCTGACGGCAGTGCTACCAATTCCACACCATTTAGCCACCAATCCCATTCGTCGCCAGCCTTAGAACATATCATAGAGAGATCAGTTGATGTTAGTTTAGGCTTCCTGGTGGTGATTTTGAATATAATCGAAATTATCTTGTTGTGtcgaataaaaagaaaattgaaaattcaTGAGATTTGTATTTTAAGTTTATCAATCACTGATTTGTTTTTTGGTATGTCAAACAGCTCGGTAAGCATGGTGTTTGTCACAAAAAATGCTCAAAGTGGGATCATTCTAGATGTCAGCTACAGtatttacttttgttttgttgtaaaTTCTATTTTGCATTTGGTTTTGATTACCCTTGATCGCTTATGGGCAATATTTCGACCCATCAAACACAACGTATTTTTCACGCGCAAGAAAGTTTATTGGTTGCTTTGCACCACGTGGTTTGTGTCGACTGTTATTGCAATCTCGACACATCTCACTCACAACTTTACTGAAACCTTTCAGACAAAAACCGAGAGAATGGAATACATAACTGTGAATACAACACCAACATCGTCGACATCAACAGCAACTATCGAGACTGCTCAACCGACGGTCTCGATTACTTACATTGTACCAGTGATGACGACATCTATTGCCTCGATTAATGACAACAAAACAAGAATACAGTTCAAACAAAAGGGAGTTAAGATTACTGATATTAATGAAAGATACCATACCACAATGCAACTGGTTCTGTCTGTGTTTATCGTAATCGGTGACGTATTTTTAGTGCAGTCCTATGGATTTATCACATACTGGTTAAACAAAAATACCAACATCGCCAGTAGGAGAAAGGGTCTTAAAATATCAACGTTATGTGGACTTATAACAATAGCATTTGTTCTTCTCACTTTACCATATGCGCTCTGTCGATTTATTATGGGAAATGTACCATATTGGGCAAATCTTCTGCTGGTAAGTAACAGTGGCTTGAACAGTATTGTCTATTTCTTTCGCGGTCGGTGTCGCAGAAAGTCAAGTAAAGTTTTTGGTACAAAAGATATTAAAATGGCGCAAACATCATCAGAAACCATGTCTTCAAATAACTACCCAATACAGCAAGGATAA